Proteins from a single region of Thiomicrorhabdus sp. Kp2:
- the coaD gene encoding pantetheine-phosphate adenylyltransferase, translated as MSITAVYPGTFDPITSGHFDLIERAARFYDRLVIAVADNRNKQSLFTLSERVALAKEVTANLPNVEVVGFSGLLVDFVKEIDGNVLLRGLRAVSDFEYEFQLASMNRKLAPEVETMFMTPAEQYAFISSSLVREISALGGDVSEFVHPVVGKALKEKQGL; from the coding sequence ATGTCGATTACGGCAGTGTACCCAGGTACTTTTGATCCGATTACCTCAGGGCATTTTGATTTGATTGAACGCGCAGCTCGATTTTATGATCGTTTAGTGATTGCCGTAGCGGATAATCGAAACAAACAATCACTTTTTACCTTGAGCGAGCGAGTGGCATTAGCTAAAGAAGTGACGGCAAACTTACCCAATGTAGAAGTGGTTGGTTTTAGTGGACTACTGGTTGATTTTGTTAAAGAGATTGATGGCAATGTTTTGCTACGTGGATTGCGAGCGGTTTCAGATTTTGAATATGAGTTTCAATTGGCGTCAATGAATCGAAAGCTTGCCCCAGAAGTCGAAACTATGTTTATGACACCAGCGGAACAATACGCCTTTATTTCGTCAAGTTTGGTGCGAGAAATTTCGGCATTAGGTGGTGATGTTTCAGAATTTGTACACCCTGTTGTTGGCAAGGCTCTAAAAGAGAAACAAGGTCTATAG
- the fabA gene encoding 3-hydroxyacyl-[acyl-carrier-protein] dehydratase FabA, which translates to MEQQSSYTKEELLSSGRGELFGPGNAQLPLPPMLMMDRITHISEEGGAYGKGQIRAELDITEDLWFFECHFNEDPVMPGCLGLDAMWQLIGFFLGWTGGPGRGRALGSGEVKFYGQVLPTAKKVEYVIDMKRVIKRKLYMGLGDAKMFVDGREIYSASDLKVGLFTNTDSF; encoded by the coding sequence ATGGAACAACAGTCTAGTTACACAAAAGAAGAACTTTTATCGAGTGGTCGTGGAGAACTCTTTGGCCCTGGTAATGCCCAATTACCTCTTCCTCCGATGTTAATGATGGATCGTATTACTCATATCTCTGAAGAAGGCGGTGCTTACGGAAAAGGTCAGATTAGAGCAGAACTAGATATTACTGAGGATCTATGGTTTTTTGAATGCCATTTCAATGAAGACCCTGTTATGCCTGGGTGTTTAGGTTTAGATGCCATGTGGCAATTAATTGGTTTTTTCCTTGGTTGGACTGGTGGGCCTGGTCGTGGAAGAGCATTGGGTTCGGGTGAAGTCAAATTCTATGGCCAAGTTTTACCTACAGCAAAAAAAGTAGAATATGTCATTGATATGAAACGAGTCATCAAACGTAAACTTTATATGGGTTTAGGTGATGCTAAAATGTTTGTTGATGGACGCGAAATTTATAGTGCATCTGACCTTAAGGTTGGCCTATTCACAAATACGGATAGTTTTTAA
- the ftsY gene encoding signal recognition particle-docking protein FtsY, producing the protein MFSFLRRNKKNEEASDINAEEASQNLDKLQQEEQPVKETEQPQESTEQSSTASQAETARTETAPIAEQAADFEEMTVEKPVDETKAKPTTEESTDIDIAKEPEQKKMGFFTRLKNGLSKTRQSFTESLAGLVLGRKEIDEDLLDDLEMILLTADVGIDATDRIIKNLTEQVSRKELKDPEALINALKIQLQEIIDPMSQPLDIDTHLAKQSGPFVILMVGINGVGKTTTIGKLAKKYQLEGKSVMLAAGDTFRAAAVEQLQTWGERNNVPVMAQKTGADSAAVIFDAIQSAKAKNIDVLIADTAGRLHTQSNLMEELKKVKRVIAKVDETAPHEVMLVIDAGTGQNALNQAQQFQEAVDVSGITLTKLDGTAKGGIVFALAEQRQIPIRFIGVGESIDDLRAFDSKSFTEALFDQSQSN; encoded by the coding sequence ATGTTTAGCTTTTTGCGCCGCAACAAAAAAAATGAAGAAGCTTCAGACATTAACGCTGAAGAAGCCAGTCAAAATCTTGATAAACTCCAACAAGAAGAACAGCCTGTAAAAGAGACTGAACAGCCACAAGAAAGCACTGAACAAAGTTCCACTGCTTCGCAAGCAGAAACGGCTAGAACTGAAACAGCGCCTATTGCAGAGCAAGCGGCTGATTTCGAAGAGATGACCGTTGAAAAACCCGTTGATGAAACCAAAGCAAAACCAACGACAGAAGAATCAACGGATATAGATATTGCGAAAGAACCCGAACAGAAAAAAATGGGATTCTTCACTCGTCTTAAAAATGGTTTAAGCAAAACTCGCCAAAGTTTTACCGAGAGTTTGGCAGGCCTGGTATTAGGCCGCAAAGAGATTGATGAAGATCTGCTAGATGATTTAGAAATGATTCTACTGACTGCGGATGTAGGGATTGATGCGACCGATAGAATCATTAAAAACCTAACAGAACAAGTATCTCGCAAAGAGCTTAAAGATCCCGAAGCACTTATTAATGCGCTCAAAATACAATTGCAAGAGATTATAGACCCAATGTCTCAACCTTTAGACATTGATACGCACTTAGCCAAACAATCTGGGCCTTTTGTTATTTTAATGGTCGGTATTAACGGTGTAGGAAAAACCACAACCATTGGTAAGTTAGCTAAAAAATATCAGCTTGAAGGAAAATCCGTGATGTTAGCCGCTGGCGATACCTTCCGAGCTGCAGCGGTAGAACAGTTACAAACGTGGGGAGAGCGCAACAATGTCCCAGTCATGGCTCAAAAAACAGGTGCCGACTCGGCGGCGGTTATTTTTGATGCCATTCAATCTGCTAAAGCAAAGAATATTGATGTATTAATTGCGGATACTGCTGGACGCCTGCACACGCAATCCAACTTAATGGAAGAGTTAAAAAAGGTAAAACGTGTTATCGCCAAAGTTGATGAAACCGCACCTCACGAGGTTATGTTGGTGATTGATGCGGGTACTGGGCAAAACGCTCTTAACCAAGCACAGCAATTCCAAGAAGCGGTGGATGTTTCAGGCATTACCTTAACCAAGCTCGATGGTACTGCAAAAGGGGGAATTGTTTTTGCCCTAGCTGAACAACGTCAAATCCCAATTCGCTTTATTGGTGTGGGTGAATCAATCGATGATTTACGCGCATTTGACAGCAAAAGTTTTACTGAAGCCCTATTTGACCAGTCACAAAGTAACTGA
- a CDS encoding DUF2846 domain-containing protein: protein MKTYLILPLILSVIFLTACNTVPIASDDADSLAKNFKPNATKSKIYVYQTEPFSSITGVPIALDKKIAGEVTANSFYVWTVEPGRHVISSLTANKNNMWIDTEAGQNYYVKQTVNISIWKPTSLLEQVSEKEGIKAINQSKLIDVK from the coding sequence ATGAAAACGTATCTTATTCTACCACTTATATTATCTGTTATATTTCTCACCGCTTGTAATACTGTTCCGATTGCTTCAGATGATGCGGATAGCCTAGCTAAGAATTTTAAACCTAACGCTACAAAATCAAAAATCTATGTATATCAAACCGAACCTTTTAGCTCGATAACGGGGGTTCCCATTGCTCTAGATAAAAAAATCGCTGGAGAAGTTACCGCAAATAGTTTTTATGTTTGGACTGTAGAGCCAGGCCGACATGTTATAAGCTCATTGACAGCCAATAAAAATAATATGTGGATCGACACCGAAGCTGGACAGAATTATTACGTTAAGCAAACTGTTAATATCAGCATTTGGAAACCCACTTCCCTTTTAGAGCAAGTGAGCGAAAAAGAGGGAATTAAGGCGATTAATCAATCTAAACTGATTGACGTAAAATAG
- the rsmD gene encoding 16S rRNA (guanine(966)-N(2))-methyltransferase RsmD, with product MSHNSRKPRPKTNKVARPGNLKQSSAGEVRIIGGNFRGRKLPVLNAEGLRPTSDRVKETLFNWLQFEIAGASCLDVFAGSGALSFEAISRGAKQATLLELNKQNAKQLQQNLKALAVSNAVVEQIDSLQWLNKPCEQAYDLVFLDPPFHKELMQTAVDLLFENGYLSDQAWLYLEQEKQLDWPILPEGWVNYREKNTSQVKFGLFKKDVK from the coding sequence ATGTCTCACAATAGTCGTAAACCACGCCCCAAAACCAATAAAGTTGCCAGGCCTGGTAACTTAAAACAATCATCCGCAGGTGAAGTAAGAATTATTGGCGGTAATTTCAGAGGTCGAAAACTGCCCGTGCTTAATGCCGAAGGGCTTCGCCCCACTTCAGATCGAGTCAAAGAGACGCTGTTTAATTGGTTACAGTTTGAGATTGCTGGTGCAAGCTGTTTGGATGTGTTTGCGGGTTCAGGCGCTTTGTCTTTTGAAGCCATTTCACGTGGAGCAAAACAGGCCACATTGTTAGAGCTCAATAAACAAAATGCCAAGCAATTGCAACAGAATCTTAAAGCCCTAGCTGTTTCAAATGCGGTTGTTGAACAGATCGATAGTTTGCAGTGGTTAAATAAGCCCTGTGAACAAGCCTATGATTTGGTTTTTTTAGACCCTCCTTTTCATAAAGAATTAATGCAAACAGCGGTCGATTTATTGTTTGAAAATGGCTATTTGAGTGACCAGGCCTGGCTATATCTAGAACAGGAAAAGCAGTTGGATTGGCCAATTTTGCCCGAAGGTTGGGTTAATTATCGTGAAAAAAACACTTCCCAAGTTAAATTTGGTTTATTTAAAAAAGACGTTAAATAA
- a CDS encoding transglycosylase SLT domain-containing protein gives MTSLKRLTLIVLSLIIATLTGCSSTPPPKKTFNNVCSIYDHDDDWQEAAEKSYRKWGTPPHVLMAMVHQESRFKPNAQPKREYALGMIPLPRKSSAYGYSQAKDGTWHDYMKATGNWGASRSDIEDSMDFIGWYNYQSYKRLKISRKDTYKLYLAYHEGQGGYSRRTYLKKDWLLKVAKKVSDRARMYKKQDRRC, from the coding sequence ATGACAAGCCTTAAACGCTTAACCCTGATTGTACTCAGTTTAATTATTGCTACATTAACGGGTTGCAGTAGTACTCCGCCACCTAAAAAAACATTTAACAATGTCTGCTCGATCTATGACCATGACGATGACTGGCAAGAGGCTGCTGAGAAATCCTATAGAAAATGGGGAACTCCGCCACATGTGCTGATGGCAATGGTCCATCAAGAGTCGCGTTTTAAACCCAATGCTCAACCTAAAAGAGAATATGCATTAGGCATGATTCCATTACCTAGAAAATCTTCTGCATATGGTTACTCTCAAGCAAAGGACGGTACCTGGCATGACTATATGAAAGCGACAGGTAATTGGGGAGCTTCACGTTCAGATATTGAAGATTCAATGGATTTTATTGGATGGTATAACTACCAATCTTATAAACGCCTGAAGATTTCGCGTAAAGACACTTACAAGCTGTACCTTGCTTACCACGAAGGACAAGGTGGCTACTCAAGACGCACCTATTTAAAAAAGGATTGGTTGCTTAAAGTCGCAAAAAAAGTTTCTGACCGAGCAAGAATGTATAAAAAGCAAGACCGTAGATGTTAA
- a CDS encoding DUF2914 domain-containing protein: protein MQMPDTDNIDFQYAFKIGYRMAIEGKRVTSMPSSIRRDMGMRDYFQQGWEQALEDVSLANAQANKPEWRKRFIWFVFMVLGGIGTAKLMIYNIEAEKAQQQAIIEGTHTLTVQQNSPTELPSETKAVHKTLPQLSLLSNEQRQDLAQTKQNFTTLEAIPLEPIIDSKIKITFSQLSESIENRTPVNPLSEVVPKYIRTVYFFTEVTEAKGKTIFHRWRTDNQVMATVELNIQSDKFRTWSSKKLSSAWQGKWYLEVLDENQNVIYRKQFYYGIKNDKP from the coding sequence ATGCAAATGCCCGACACCGATAATATCGATTTTCAATATGCCTTTAAGATAGGCTATCGAATGGCGATTGAGGGCAAAAGGGTCACAAGTATGCCTAGCAGCATTCGCCGAGACATGGGCATGCGTGACTATTTTCAACAAGGTTGGGAACAGGCACTTGAAGATGTCAGTTTAGCCAATGCACAGGCGAATAAACCCGAGTGGCGTAAACGCTTTATATGGTTTGTCTTTATGGTTTTAGGTGGCATTGGTACCGCCAAACTCATGATTTACAATATTGAAGCAGAAAAAGCTCAGCAACAGGCCATTATTGAAGGTACACATACCTTAACAGTGCAGCAAAACTCACCCACAGAGTTACCTAGCGAGACTAAAGCCGTTCATAAAACGTTACCTCAACTTAGCCTTCTCTCTAATGAACAGCGTCAAGACCTAGCTCAAACTAAGCAAAACTTTACGACTCTTGAGGCCATCCCTCTTGAACCAATTATTGACAGTAAAATAAAGATAACTTTTTCTCAACTGAGTGAGTCTATCGAAAATAGAACCCCTGTTAACCCTCTGAGTGAAGTAGTTCCTAAATATATCCGTACCGTTTATTTCTTTACAGAGGTTACTGAAGCAAAGGGTAAAACAATCTTTCACCGTTGGCGAACGGATAATCAAGTCATGGCAACGGTTGAATTAAATATTCAAAGTGATAAATTTAGAACATGGTCTTCAAAAAAACTCAGTAGCGCTTGGCAAGGCAAGTGGTATTTAGAGGTTTTAGACGAAAACCAAAATGTAATTTACCGTAAACAGTTTTACTATGGAATAAAAAATGACAAGCCTTAA
- a CDS encoding S1 RNA-binding domain-containing protein: protein MAQIGQINQLKIVKEVEFGLYLDGGDLGEILLPARYVPAKAQVGQMIDAFIHLDSQDRLVATTDKPLAQIGEVAYLKVSDVNRTGAFLDWGMPKDLLVPYAEQRVPMEKGRFYCVYLYIDKSGRIAASSKLSLHLKETNDNFKSGQPVKLMVVSRSNMGYTALIDGTHLGLIHNSDILQPLRMGQKMQGYIKGIRPDHRINLTLQKRGQEAQDELGLMILAVLEANDGVSELTDKSTPQQIFDRYRVSKASYKKALGRLLSAKKITITPEKITLNH from the coding sequence ATGGCTCAGATTGGACAAATAAACCAATTAAAAATAGTAAAAGAAGTTGAATTTGGGCTCTATTTAGATGGTGGCGATTTAGGCGAGATTTTACTGCCTGCGCGGTATGTTCCAGCTAAAGCCCAGGTTGGTCAAATGATTGATGCGTTTATTCATTTAGACTCACAAGATCGTTTAGTGGCGACTACTGACAAACCATTAGCTCAAATTGGTGAAGTGGCTTATTTAAAGGTTAGTGATGTAAACCGCACAGGTGCTTTTCTTGATTGGGGAATGCCAAAAGATTTATTAGTGCCTTATGCCGAACAGCGTGTACCAATGGAAAAAGGGCGCTTTTACTGTGTTTATCTCTATATAGACAAAAGTGGACGCATTGCCGCTTCTAGTAAATTGAGCCTTCATCTTAAAGAGACCAATGACAACTTTAAAAGCGGTCAGCCCGTTAAACTCATGGTGGTGAGTCGTAGTAATATGGGCTATACCGCATTAATTGATGGTACTCATTTAGGTTTAATTCATAACTCAGATATTTTACAGCCTTTAAGAATGGGGCAAAAAATGCAAGGTTATATTAAAGGGATTCGCCCAGACCATCGAATCAATCTAACCCTACAAAAGCGAGGGCAAGAGGCGCAAGATGAACTTGGTTTAATGATTCTTGCTGTTTTAGAAGCCAATGATGGCGTTTCAGAGTTAACCGACAAAAGTACACCACAACAAATTTTTGACCGTTATCGAGTGAGTAAAGCCAGTTATAAAAAAGCGTTAGGTCGTTTGTTATCCGCTAAAAAGATTACGATTACACCTGAAAAAATCACTCTAAATCATTAA
- a CDS encoding pitrilysin family protein produces the protein MATTSLASKLATVMLFAAVSLPSAAKVTEFTLDNHMKVVVKEDHRAPVVVHQVWYRVGSHFEHSGKTGISHMLEHMMFKGTEKLKPGEFSKIVSKMGGQENAFTSTDYTAYYQVIGKQHLAEVMRLEADRMRNIVLTDEEFIKERDVVTEERRWRTEDKPSGKLYEQFKAMAFMNSPAHHPVIGWMPDIRSWTAEDARSWYQRWYAPNNATLVVVGDVNPQEVYELAQKHYGKNKPEKIEPPKPQVELEQEGPRRLTLKGATKAPSILMGFHAPTLVTAKTEAEKQEVFALEVLSSILDGDDSSRLTKELIRKQQLVASAGAGYDGTDRLTTLFMFSATPSEGVTPEKAEKGIWQEIKKLQTELITNAELERVLAQSEAQYIYHQDSIQSQANVLGSLISVGLPADTLDNWVESLRKVTPQQVQAVAKKYLQEDKVTVATLLPNGQEEKKMRGAVGHAGDIH, from the coding sequence ATGGCAACCACAAGCTTAGCAAGTAAATTAGCAACGGTAATGTTGTTTGCTGCCGTAAGTTTACCCAGCGCAGCAAAAGTAACCGAATTTACCCTAGATAACCACATGAAAGTGGTGGTAAAAGAGGATCATCGTGCACCTGTTGTGGTTCATCAGGTTTGGTATCGTGTGGGTTCTCATTTTGAGCATAGCGGTAAAACGGGTATCTCACACATGCTTGAACACATGATGTTTAAGGGTACAGAGAAGCTCAAGCCTGGCGAGTTTTCTAAAATCGTTTCTAAGATGGGGGGGCAAGAAAACGCCTTTACCTCTACCGATTACACCGCTTATTATCAGGTGATTGGTAAACAACATCTTGCTGAGGTGATGCGTTTAGAAGCCGACCGTATGCGTAATATTGTTTTGACCGATGAAGAGTTTATCAAAGAACGAGATGTGGTCACTGAAGAGCGTAGATGGCGTACAGAGGATAAGCCATCAGGTAAGTTGTATGAGCAATTTAAAGCCATGGCCTTTATGAACAGTCCAGCACATCACCCCGTTATTGGTTGGATGCCAGATATTCGCAGTTGGACAGCAGAAGATGCACGTAGTTGGTATCAGCGTTGGTATGCTCCTAATAATGCCACATTGGTTGTGGTGGGCGATGTAAACCCGCAAGAGGTGTATGAGCTTGCCCAAAAACATTATGGCAAAAATAAACCTGAAAAGATTGAACCGCCCAAACCTCAGGTTGAGCTTGAACAAGAAGGCCCCAGACGTTTAACCCTAAAAGGCGCGACGAAAGCACCGAGTATATTAATGGGTTTTCATGCGCCAACTTTGGTGACGGCAAAGACAGAGGCTGAAAAGCAAGAGGTATTTGCTTTGGAGGTGTTGAGCTCTATTTTAGATGGTGATGATTCGTCACGATTAACCAAAGAGCTTATTCGTAAACAGCAATTAGTTGCTAGTGCTGGAGCGGGTTATGACGGTACAGACCGATTGACCACCTTGTTTATGTTTAGTGCAACCCCATCAGAAGGGGTTACACCAGAAAAAGCCGAAAAGGGCATTTGGCAAGAGATTAAAAAACTGCAAACTGAACTCATCACAAACGCTGAACTTGAAAGAGTGTTAGCACAATCAGAAGCACAATATATCTATCATCAGGACTCGATTCAGTCTCAAGCAAATGTATTAGGTTCATTAATCAGCGTGGGCTTGCCTGCGGATACTTTGGATAACTGGGTAGAGTCTTTGCGTAAAGTCACTCCACAACAAGTTCAAGCGGTTGCCAAAAAATATCTGCAAGAAGATAAAGTAACCGTTGCGACTTTATTGCCAAATGGTCAAGAAGAGAAGAAAATGCGTGGCGCAGTTGGGCATGCAGGAGATATTCACTAA
- a CDS encoding pitrilysin family protein encodes MNILKLHSSYSVSQLSLQAWLFVTFFIMSFSALANVKIESWYTENGAKVMYVEAKQLPMLDIEMTFDAGSARDGKVWGLASMTSGLLGTTTSKLNEEQVSETFNAIGAQIGSGVTKNSASISLRTLTRPQIMQTALTTFESLVSDTQFSQDIFDREIQRLKVGLKQKAFKPQVISNDKLWETLYANHPYGHPTSGTLDSVEQIDIAKIKAFYKQFYVASNAVVSIVGNVDKAKAKAIANQLTANLPKGTKPPGLVTPKLEHQQETIKIDFDSTQTYYSLAQLGIERGNPDYVPLFVGNHLFGGAGFGSLLMEEVREKRGLVYSVYSYFAPQKVTGPFLIGLSTKNASALEADKVVRETLDAFLKDFSEEKLQAIKDNLIGGWPLRMDNNGKILGYISMIGFYDLPLDYLDTFPKLIKQVTKQDVLQAWQKHIKPDHMLEIMVGKPR; translated from the coding sequence ATGAACATATTGAAATTACATTCTAGTTATTCGGTTTCTCAATTAAGCTTACAGGCCTGGTTGTTTGTAACCTTTTTTATCATGAGTTTTTCAGCATTGGCCAATGTCAAAATTGAGAGTTGGTATACCGAAAATGGCGCCAAAGTTATGTACGTTGAAGCCAAACAACTGCCCATGCTTGATATTGAAATGACCTTTGATGCAGGGTCAGCACGTGATGGTAAAGTATGGGGATTAGCCTCAATGACTTCAGGTTTGTTGGGTACTACAACATCTAAGCTAAATGAAGAGCAAGTATCAGAAACCTTTAACGCCATTGGTGCGCAAATTGGTTCGGGTGTGACCAAGAACAGTGCCTCTATCTCATTGCGTACCTTAACGCGACCACAAATTATGCAAACTGCGTTAACCACCTTTGAAAGTTTGGTGAGTGACACACAGTTTAGCCAGGATATTTTTGACCGTGAAATACAGCGTTTAAAAGTAGGCTTAAAACAAAAAGCCTTTAAACCGCAAGTCATTTCAAATGATAAGTTATGGGAAACCTTATACGCCAACCATCCATATGGACATCCAACATCTGGAACGCTTGATTCGGTTGAACAGATTGATATCGCTAAAATTAAAGCCTTTTATAAACAGTTTTATGTGGCTTCTAATGCGGTTGTTTCCATTGTCGGAAATGTGGATAAAGCAAAGGCTAAGGCCATCGCTAATCAGCTCACGGCAAACTTACCTAAAGGCACTAAACCACCAGGCCTGGTAACGCCAAAATTAGAGCATCAGCAGGAAACCATTAAAATCGATTTTGACTCTACTCAAACCTATTATTCACTTGCACAACTTGGTATTGAACGCGGTAACCCTGATTATGTACCGTTGTTTGTGGGCAATCACCTATTTGGCGGTGCAGGATTCGGTTCTTTATTAATGGAAGAGGTGCGAGAAAAACGCGGTTTGGTCTATAGTGTATACAGCTACTTTGCGCCACAAAAAGTCACAGGGCCTTTTTTAATCGGTTTATCTACCAAAAACGCCTCGGCTTTAGAAGCCGATAAGGTGGTGAGAGAAACGTTGGATGCTTTCTTAAAAGATTTTTCAGAAGAGAAGCTACAAGCGATTAAAGATAATTTAATTGGTGGTTGGCCACTTAGAATGGATAACAATGGCAAAATTCTAGGTTATATCTCAATGATTGGTTTTTACGATTTACCTTTAGACTATTTGGATACTTTTCCAAAATTAATCAAGCAAGTAACAAAACAGGATGTTTTGCAGGCCTGGCAAAAGCATATTAAGCCAGATCATATGCTTGAAATTATGGTGGGAAAACCGCGCTAA
- a CDS encoding type III pantothenate kinase: protein MNKLFLDIGNSFIKWATVINDSYVLHEAISFDEIEKRGLAFFEIDGIPDVVYFSAVGDAHRIELLKRSIQTAWQIFPIQLSSQKECCDLTSGYDDFSQLGDDRWFAMLGAVGIYRDPVIVADAGTALTIDAIMNGKHLGGFIVPGLHTMRSSLALNTNDLPLFEDAKELGNDYRTQILATNTADGILGGTLYMTASFINQVVLDLNSQLQTRFKLIITGGESLKISSLIDYDFDYIPDLVLQGMVNVEESVKK, encoded by the coding sequence ATGAATAAGCTCTTCTTGGACATTGGTAATAGTTTTATAAAATGGGCAACTGTTATTAACGATTCATACGTACTTCACGAAGCTATCTCTTTTGATGAAATTGAAAAGAGAGGTTTGGCATTTTTTGAAATTGACGGTATTCCAGATGTGGTTTATTTTTCTGCAGTTGGGGATGCTCATCGCATTGAATTACTTAAAAGATCGATTCAAACGGCTTGGCAGATTTTTCCAATACAACTATCTTCACAAAAAGAGTGCTGTGATTTAACCTCTGGTTATGATGATTTTAGTCAACTCGGTGATGACCGTTGGTTTGCCATGCTCGGAGCAGTTGGTATTTACCGTGATCCCGTTATTGTTGCTGATGCTGGAACAGCTTTGACTATCGATGCTATTATGAATGGTAAGCATTTAGGTGGGTTTATTGTTCCTGGTTTGCATACAATGCGAAGCTCCTTGGCACTCAATACAAATGATTTACCACTCTTTGAGGATGCTAAAGAATTAGGTAATGATTACCGAACACAGATTTTAGCTACTAATACGGCTGATGGTATATTGGGTGGTACTCTTTATATGACAGCTTCATTTATTAATCAGGTCGTGCTAGACCTTAATAGCCAGCTACAAACCCGTTTTAAACTCATTATAACAGGTGGTGAATCTCTGAAGATTTCCAGCTTAATTGACTATGATTTTGACTATATACCTGACCTGGTTCTACAAGGAATGGTTAATGTTGAAGAAAGTGTAAAAAAATAG
- the fabB gene encoding beta-ketoacyl-ACP synthase I: MKRVVITGLGIVSSLGNNAEEVSDSLYEGKSGIVFAPEYAENGMRSQVHGAIKNLEFKDHIDRKQLRFMGDAAAYSYIAMQQAVTDSGLTEDQISNPRTGLIAGSGGGSNSNSTQAVEIAREKGVKRVGPYMVTRTMGSTVSACLATPFKIKGINYSISSACSTSAHCIGTAVEQIQLGKQDVVFAGGGEELHWTMSVMFDAMGALSSKYNDSPEKASRAYDADRDGFVIAGGGGMVVVEELEHALARGAKIYAEITGYGANSDGYDMVAPSGEGAVRCMQMALATVDGDVDYINPHGTSTPVGDTKEAAAIREVFGAKVPKISSTKSMSGHSLGAAGVHEFIYSLLMLEKDFICPSINIENLDPECEGMPIVTERIDNAGLNRIMSNSFGFGGTNASVVFERYKA, encoded by the coding sequence ATGAAAAGAGTTGTTATTACAGGTTTAGGTATTGTTTCTAGTTTAGGTAACAATGCTGAAGAAGTTTCAGATTCACTTTATGAAGGTAAGTCTGGAATAGTGTTTGCCCCTGAATATGCTGAAAATGGTATGCGTTCGCAAGTGCACGGTGCCATTAAGAATTTAGAATTTAAAGACCATATAGATCGTAAGCAGTTACGTTTTATGGGTGACGCAGCTGCGTATTCATATATTGCTATGCAACAAGCTGTAACAGATTCTGGCTTAACAGAAGATCAAATTTCTAACCCTAGAACAGGCCTTATTGCTGGTTCAGGTGGTGGTTCAAACTCTAACTCTACTCAGGCGGTTGAAATCGCGCGTGAGAAGGGAGTAAAACGCGTTGGTCCATACATGGTGACCCGTACTATGGGTTCAACAGTATCGGCCTGTTTAGCAACACCTTTTAAAATTAAAGGTATCAACTATTCAATCAGTTCAGCTTGTTCAACTTCTGCACACTGTATTGGTACAGCTGTTGAGCAAATCCAACTTGGTAAACAAGACGTAGTCTTTGCAGGTGGTGGTGAAGAGCTACACTGGACAATGTCCGTTATGTTTGATGCAATGGGTGCGCTCTCTTCTAAATACAATGATTCTCCAGAAAAAGCATCTCGTGCCTATGATGCAGACCGTGATGGTTTTGTAATTGCGGGCGGCGGCGGAATGGTTGTTGTTGAGGAATTAGAACATGCTTTAGCTCGTGGAGCTAAAATTTACGCTGAAATTACTGGTTATGGTGCGAACTCTGATGGCTACGATATGGTAGCTCCATCTGGAGAGGGTGCAGTACGTTGTATGCAGATGGCATTAGCAACTGTTGATGGTGATGTTGATTACATTAACCCTCATGGAACATCTACTCCAGTAGGTGATACAAAAGAAGCCGCGGCAATTCGTGAAGTATTTGGCGCTAAAGTGCCTAAAATCAGTTCAACTAAATCCATGTCTGGTCACTCTTTGGGTGCAGCTGGTGTTCATGAGTTTATTTATAGCTTATTAATGTTAGAAAAAGATTTTATCTGTCCTTCAATCAATATTGAAAACTTAGATCCAGAGTGTGAAGGTATGCCTATCGTTACAGAGCGTATTGATAATGCAGGGTTGAACCGTATTATGAGTAACAGTTTTGGATTTGGTGGTACAAACGCTTCAGTGGTATTTGAACGTTATAAAGCCTAA